The following nucleotide sequence is from Anopheles stephensi strain Indian chromosome 3, UCI_ANSTEP_V1.0, whole genome shotgun sequence.
GAGAAGCGCCGGGCGGGCAACACCATTAGTCAACAACAACCCCTACACAACAGGCACAGGCACACGGGCATTCGAAACAATCGTTCTGATTTCAATGTTGATTTTATCGTTGCTCTTGCTCCAATCGATTATTCATGCCCGGTAAGGGTGAATTTCactctttttgtgtgaattAGCTTCAAGACTTTGTGCTCTTTAGCTAcgagcgaataaaaataactCTTCCGAAATTGATGCTGCATAAATTCTTTCCACCTCCACATGGAGCTGCATTCAATCAGCATCAGTGATGTAATCTCATCACCCATAGTCTAAGGGAACCAACCTCCTTCAGCTCGGTATGCGAAAGCGTCTGGGACGGGATTATGGATTttggttccctttttcttctcgaacttttctttttcttagaAGCTCCGCATCCGCAATCGGCTACATAGtctgataaatatttcattcgcttCTCACAccacccaaaaacacacacaggaaaaaGGCTGACGCATAAGCCTTGCCCAACATTCGACCGGAACGTCCACGTCGCCATGCGCCGGGGACAATTTGTAATCAGATggattttctttccatcttTCGCCACACATGTCCACACCGACGTATCCAGCTGAAACGGGAGGGTTTGGAATTCTCTGGAGCTTTGTGTGCGATTTTTCCTACGCTTGGTCGTCCATCGTGCCTGAGCCATCTTTGCCTTGCCAGCGTGAACGAATGCAGTCAAGCTGACGGGAATTTCAATATGTGTTCTTCTTTGCACTTCTTTGCACTCGCGCGTCTGTCTCGGGTTTGGTTGCATCGACAATCCGCCCAGACGCAAGCTGGAATGGGATAGTTCTCGGGAAAGCCTCACCCATGTAAATCCCCACCTGATGGATGGAATCTGCAGCACGAAGCTctacaaaaatgaaaaacatgtCCAACATCGCCGCACGTGTCCCTTCCCATGTGTTCcttaataaatattcaaactgATGCCTGGTCACATCTTCCTGTCAGGAGCTGACGACATTCAAATGACGTCCAGCATTAGGGAGACTTCTACTTGGAAAACTCTTTTAAAGGTTAGGCAACACGCATACCGACAACAAAATGCGCTATATTTCATTTATCAAACTTTTCAAATCACTTTCTCTCCTCGTCTTTTCCAGATACACAAAAGGTGAAGCTCGGTGTGCCATCCTAATGCCAAACGTGCCCATGGCCAACTGGCCCACTGGCACCTGCATTAGCGAAATTACGTttcgaaaaactttttttttctcggcttCATGCCATCTTTTCGCTTCTGCATTGCTGCTCGATTTAGCGCCGGTAAGTGGATTGTCCGTCAAATTTTTGAAGAACCTCGGGGTTTGGGGTGCACttgcaattttcaatttctCTCCAGCGCTCGTTGGGATCGTTTAGTTTGACGGTGCCATTCACATTCACAACCTTCTCGCTTCCTCGAGAGAAAGTTTCCAGCCGAACGGTGTCGTTTCATTTGCGTTTATTGCGAATAAGATATTCTCAAGAAAATGAGCGATCTTATCTTACTACTTaaagtaaatgaaaataaagttCTTTGCAATGTTCCTGGCTATTTGAAATGGGCAGTGGTCTACGAGAGCGCCACCTATATCTCGATATTTGAACCATTAGAGGAGCGCCTGTGCATAGGCAATTCGCATATCACCAACGATCATatctcacttttttctctGATTTTTGCTGAGTTCGAATGGAATCAAACAAGCTAAAAACCTTGTAAACGTGCAATAAACGTAAACGCTATAGCAAAATAGCCTTCCAGGCAATTTGCAAGGCGACAGCAACGGTTAAAAGTAAGCCCTACCGTCAACGAACAACATACGGTACAATCTACTTCTATGGTTTCCCTTCACACGTGCACCTCACTCGCGGCACCACCATGCAACCAGATACGGCACAAAATCAGCCTCCCCAAACTCAACAACCTGTGCGCATATACGTCCGTTAGATTGAGATCTTCCGCTTCCGGAACCACGTAATGGAACGAACAGCTATATTTGATTGCCCACAGTGCCTACCGCAGCGCACCTTCATCCCAACTATCGTGCTTCGACAACGTGCAACAGGAGTCGTATGACTTTTGAGAGTTATGAGCCACCATCACCGAACCACCGTCGcgtggaaaagaaagaaatatttcCACCACCGGTACAGCATCGGTGTACAAAGAAGTAAAACtcataaaaaggaaaatgaaatattcaGCCGAACGTTAAAACGCCACCGTGGCTACGCCATaagtcaagaaaaaaaaagaatccgaATCTCACTATGATTTGATTGCTCACGCTTCAATTTGTTGCTCGCGTACGTTCGGAAAGgatgcaatttatttattcctttctttttcactGCTTGCAGCCTTGTACGTTTTCCTCGTATCCTAAGAGGACGATAACTTGATCTTGATTTGGCGAAATGTTCCATCACCGTGCCAGCGTCGGAAGCCAATCATCGTGATAAAACTCAAGCGTAGAAAAAACGTTGCCTTTGCTGCAGGAAAAGAACGACCGGTAAACGGCCTCGGAAAAGTGTTTCAAAACTTACGAGTATACATCTCCATTAGGACGGCGCAAGCTAAACGGGGAACGGAAAATTGAAGTACAAATGGAACACCATTTCTTTCAATGCTTTTATTTCTGGCTCAGATTTCTCATTGTTGCTTGGATTCCCTTTACGCCAGAATTGTactatttaatatttattccgTCACAAGTGCTTCCGAATTCTTCTTCTCACTTCAAAAACCAACGAAAACTTTTTTGTCTGATACATAATATATTTATTCAATAGTAACATACAGATACAATTATATGCCATGAACCTTTTAAAAAATTCACCCTGTAATATGTCATTGCTTCGCACGCCTGCGTTTCACATGTCAGGTTTCGAAATGGAGCTCCCGAAAGCGGTAAGAGATGTTCCGTACGCTGATGCATGGGATAGCGATAAGGATGGGTAAGAGAATTCttctacaacaacaaaacacctcGATACGCACAATAATTTCTATCACATACTCTGACACACTCAATCACAGAAGTATTTGCTTGATCTTGATTGTTGGGGACGACAAAACCACAAACTACCGCAGGGGCCTTGAAGCTGGACTCGGGTGCGTTGTGGTAGAGAGTGGAATAAATGGGAAGATACCAATCTAGGAGGAGTCAATCTATATTCGCGCATTCAGCATTGTCCTTTCTTTTTCGAGTCGAATTTTCTCTCAGTCACTGTGCATGGGACTGGCAAGGATGGGGGATGTGTCACCATCTCAATTTCGGCTTCCAATATCTGTCCCACACATAACATACTACTACTCTGCAAATGGAAAACTAATGCCTAAAACGGCAAGCATTCTCACATAATTTCAACAACAACTCTGTGTACTGTGTCACTCCAGTGTCCTTCCTTCGGTGAGCTTCCGGGGGCGAGACTTGGTCTAGGATCGCCGCAGGGCTCGCTGATGCGATTGGATGTGGCTCGTCACCAGCACGTCGACCGTCTTCTGCAGCATCCCGGCGATTGCGTCCGCCGTATCGGCAATCTTCGTACCGAGCTGGTTCCAGAGGCCCACGATCGGACTCGGCGGCAGTTGAGCGGCCTGCGATGGTGGAACAAAGAAATGATCAATAACGCTGTCCGGGGTGGTCTGTCCGGACTGGGTGGTCGGTGGCGTTCGCGGAGGCTCCGGCGGTATGTAGAATGGTctagctggtggtggtggtggcggaggaCTGGCTCTCGGTGGAGCCTGTGGACGCTCGTATATTATTGTTGGAtatggttgtggtggtggtggtggtgcttgtGGTGGTAGtattggttgttgttgtgctggagacggttgtggtggtggtggtggtcgttgtTGTAAAATGGTCGACGTCCTCGTCGTTGTGATAGTgcgtggtgttgttgttgttgttgttggtggtggcggtgttgGAGGTACACGCGTTATCTGCGAAAGTGAGAAGCGTGTTGGTCGAGTACATCGTGTTGCCAAATTGGGaatataattttgtttttgctctgttAGTGTAGAAAGTCAAAGCTGTCGTCCATCTCAGTTCCCAAACCACGGGATCAAGTCGCAAAGAACCGGTGCATGTCAAGGATATCCCAACCCGCCCACAGTAATTCTCAGTAATTACCAGTGGTCCCCTGACGGATACTTACAAATCTCGTTGTTGTACGCTGAGTATTTCTGGTGGTCGTTTGACGTGTAGCGGGTCGCGTCTGTCGGACCGTTGTGGTGGTAGGCCGCTGCGTAGTTGTCGTCTGTGGCACTGGAACAGGCACCGCAGGCACTGGAGCAATGGACGGTCGACTATTGCCACCATCGTCACCGAACCGATTCACCACTACCGGTGGTGGAGCCTACGACCAAAAAGAAGCACAGAAACCTCGTTAAAATTGCTTGTTGTTCCTCGTAAATGAAGCTTTTTCGAGGCATCATCACATCAACTTATGCCAACCACCTCTGATAGCCACCTGGCACGCTCtggacaacagcaaaaaatcaacaactaCGATAGCTACAGTACAAGGTCCACCAAATCAATATCAAAGCATTTACAACTTCAACTCATGTTCGTTAACTGTAAACTAAGCGTGTCTACCAGCCAGTCCAGCTATCCCGGCTATCACAAGTTCCCCCGAAATTTCTATTACAACCCCGGGAAAAACGCGACTATGGAAGCAAAGTTCAATTTCATTCTCGGAATAAGCCAATGTACCGTGGGGAGTTCATCAGACCCATTGTTCGCCGTTGCTGTCGGAACATCGTACACCGGTGCTGAAGCCAATGGAAGCTGCCCAATACCGACCGTGCCCAAATTTTGATTCCCAGCTCCATCTACTACTACGGGACGCGCGGCGAACGGTGGGTTGGCGAACATGGCGAACGATTCCTGCGGACGTTCCGGTAgaatttgttgttgtgccaatTGTGCTTCCAGCCATTGCGGAACTGTTGATACTTCTTCCTCGCGCGGTGATGTTGCGCcctgttgcagcagcagcgattgACCGACGTTACTGACCGTGGTGCCGGCGGTGATGACGGTGGGCCACGGAAAGCCTTCCGAAACCTGTCCAATTAGGGAAGTGGGATTTTGGTGCAATGGTCAAAAATGTATAAGTCATTTTGCCGCAGTTGGTTGGTGATTCGTGGGCTGTGGGCCAGGGTTagagaagggagagagagtcACAAGCCGGTGCGTGATAGAGATGTTGCGCAATGAAAGGATAATCAGTCCGGAAGCGGACCTTATCATTGGCGCTGGTGCATTTGTGCGTTGTGAGAGACGAATTGGAATCGCGTGCAACTTGTTAATTAAT
It contains:
- the LOC118513797 gene encoding leucine-rich repeat extensin-like protein 5 isoform X1; translated protein: MRKVWLLASAVLAFLNFVKSQEVARTLYSTRYDNLDIDTILGSNRLVSNYVDCLLSRKPCPPEGKDLKRILPEALRTKCARCSPIQKENALKIITRLYYDYPDQYRALRERWDPSGEYHRRFEEYLRGLQFNQIGGGGSGSSNGGTGVGNTIESGGNDRPVRNDLDRQPASTQSSNVQPIVIDPTLAGQPVQPPSPQPPLAVAPATERPRPPAPVSEGFPWPTVITAGTTAPPPVVVNRFGDDGGNSRPSIAPVPAVPVPVPQTTTTQRPTTTTVRQTRPATRQTTTRNTQRTTTRFITRVPPTPPPPTTTTTTPRTITTTRTSTILQQRPPPPPQPSPAQQQPILPPQAPPPPPQPYPTIIYERPQAPPRASPPPPPPPARPFYIPPEPPRTPPTTQSGQTTPDSVIDHFFVPPSQAAQLPPSPIVGLWNQLGTKIADTADAIAGMLQKTVDVLVTSHIQSHQRALRRS
- the LOC118513797 gene encoding mucin-2-like isoform X3 → MRKVWLLASAVLAFLNFVKSQEVARTLYSTRYDNLDIDTILGSNRLVSNYVDCLLSRKPCPPEGKDLKRILPEALRTKCARCSPIQKENALKIITRLYYDYPDQYRALRERWDPSGEYHRRFEEYLRGLQFNQIGGGGSGSSNGGTGVGNTIESGGNDRPAPPPVVVNRFGDDGGNSRPSIAPVPAVPVPVPQTTTTQRPTTTTVRQTRPATRQTTTRNTQRTTTRFITRVPPTPPPPTTTTTTPRTITTTRTSTILQQRPPPPPQPSPAQQQPILPPQAPPPPPQPYPTIIYERPQAPPRASPPPPPPPARPFYIPPEPPRTPPTTQSGQTTPDSVIDHFFVPPSQAAQLPPSPIVGLWNQLGTKIADTADAIAGMLQKTVDVLVTSHIQSHQRALRRS
- the LOC118513797 gene encoding mucin-2-like isoform X2, encoding MRKVWLLASAVLAFLNFVKSQEVARTLYSTRYDNLDIDTILGSNRLVSNYVDCLLSRKPCPPEGKDLKRILPEALRTKCARCSPIQKENALKIITRLYYDYPDQYRALRERWDPSGEYHRRFEEYLRGLQFNQIGGGGSGSSNGGTGVGNTIESGGNDRPVRNDLDRQPASTQSSNVQPIVIDPTLAGQPVQPPSPQPPLAVAPATERPRPPAPAPPPVVVNRFGDDGGNSRPSIAPVPAVPVPVPQTTTTQRPTTTTVRQTRPATRQTTTRNTQRTTTRFITRVPPTPPPPTTTTTTPRTITTTRTSTILQQRPPPPPQPSPAQQQPILPPQAPPPPPQPYPTIIYERPQAPPRASPPPPPPPARPFYIPPEPPRTPPTTQSGQTTPDSVIDHFFVPPSQAAQLPPSPIVGLWNQLGTKIADTADAIAGMLQKTVDVLVTSHIQSHQRALRRS